In Blastopirellula sp. J2-11, a single genomic region encodes these proteins:
- a CDS encoding protein kinase domain-containing protein has protein sequence MFVCPQCTAQLTDTQQSEGRCPGCGAAWDAEPVIGRTIDLPDSGDLGQTYEFDLVEDDADKSTPSVDLSSDKTTPDGRQGTIEIDTPIAAQSHEVMQTIDLPDADEAPIPPRSVLDPPASAGAESAPAQPPSDEEFGFSLSSEVEGDEAASDVNRTIDLPAPDSSLGHTVDLPDNLFSAQNTLDLPDDGGSPIFGQTLDLPSDGVGRTIDLPPASGIGQTVDSVGAVDSEFDLAMGSKPLSADGVRRYWEGAENPGDSPLTSLKTATIARGRELGVEIRERILAKDAKQGESSDYELINILGEGGMGTVYAADQKSVRRRVAIKTLKNKGGKRKDDRAKFLSEAVLTGFLDHPNIVPIHELGQTSDGTLFYSMKLVSGTPWHEAIRNKTELENLEYLDRVCDAVAFAHSRGVIHRDLKPENVMLGEYGEVLVMDWGLAVDLNRGDHFSMGGTPAYMAPEMVRGPIETIGIGSDIYLLGAILYEIVTGAPPHAAKTVTECLVAAAENKITPVDSSSTLLKIALHAMSSDISQRHVSVAQFQSAISEYQFHSQSLGMAARAREDLEEARSTQNYDQFSRSLFGFQDAIDLWPKNEAAINGFRDARRAYAECALAKADFDLGLQQLDETDPETQSLYDALIRGQTDRRLAQSRKRFAQLSAIAAMLLLMVGAVAFGVVVYGKNAAIAKERDNAEVQRQLAVENAAQAVKEKNAADAAKKVAENEKAIATAAKLTAEKEKAAADKAKLTAEKEKAAADVARETAVNEKALADKARAEAEFAAVFSRVGLAQAKIEANDIGRAIELLEQIPERFRNWEWGHLYERCHADVPQIDALRPITAVALSPQGDLSAVGGTDGIVSLYSQAEGAIAQKSLDLQGAPITSIAFAPTGDFLLIGCDDPQQHLVAWYPANDEKHTILVRNPYVPEKDHPRYHVERITFQPESGVAYIAANGYLFSIASPEATAKPLRYFTDGLNAVSLSSDGSTLLLAGGNVRRGHIETFDLETTDTSAEVALSEIPIAACWIAPGIAAVATSDGAMSTWSVGDPEVLEFDRLNSRVNSLDYNSQTGLLAAAMEDGSICVWNITGSATQPVRGKTLRGHLDVVSSARWSKDGKTLVSGSVDQHLRFWDYEAYRDQLTIQHDHAVLTAAYSSDGRLAATGDSGGVVRIFQPGLLNGGDILELREGDWLAESRATEFGAQFVGPNHLVTQIGGVSAAVWRLDTTEQVSAFPVGGNSVAIAAAPDGERFALQDGEKSQLRIRDFSGNETTITQPAKAWGLDFSPSGKKLAIAKLVMASVYSTQPVSEPLIWKRAMNGVKQIGFLDENVVAIGGARGAAGGVTVLETGSGRELAEFRAKENESYQFFCLSPDRTMIAALLRRGEENEHVVKIWRPSSETIAETSVPYEVRSAAFTADGNLLLASERDVALWDLKGEPLSIPGVAQAAASSGRKIGGVTGSPTSDDELAIYFTNRDVEIWNTMAGRIQRLNSARPVIYVGFSRDDTEVIAVHSDGMIRRWNVVDGKKIGQWTTSCKDVTSAALGDDKLAIACRDASLTIFDWKTGKPTAEGKLDSAALDMTWANQWEDRWIAGCVDGQLRIVSGETAQQVGKPFGKHSGSYLGVAIDADGKRLAAVSSDRKVRVWLEVDLAAEKIGEPLTHEGHSAEVNSVAFSADGRRLVTGSSDSMVIVWYVDRPDKDKPSLMREIMPLRGHQKGIRAIKFSPQRTDLMTAGDDGRATIWFAVDWQVEQNAPQPMTEDE, from the coding sequence ATGTTTGTGTGCCCGCAATGTACCGCCCAGCTGACCGATACGCAGCAATCGGAAGGACGCTGTCCTGGATGTGGGGCCGCATGGGATGCTGAACCGGTGATCGGCAGAACGATCGATCTGCCGGATAGTGGAGACCTTGGACAGACGTACGAATTTGACCTGGTCGAAGACGATGCGGACAAATCAACTCCATCTGTCGATTTGTCGAGCGACAAGACGACGCCGGATGGGCGCCAAGGAACGATCGAAATCGATACTCCGATTGCGGCTCAGTCGCACGAAGTGATGCAGACGATCGACCTGCCTGACGCTGATGAGGCGCCGATTCCGCCGCGCAGTGTTCTTGATCCGCCTGCTTCCGCGGGGGCTGAGTCGGCGCCAGCGCAACCGCCCAGTGATGAGGAGTTTGGATTTTCGTTGTCGAGCGAAGTTGAAGGAGACGAAGCAGCGAGCGATGTGAATCGCACGATCGATCTTCCTGCGCCAGATTCGTCACTCGGGCATACGGTCGATCTGCCTGATAATTTATTTTCGGCACAAAATACGCTCGATCTTCCCGACGATGGCGGGAGTCCAATTTTCGGACAGACGTTGGATTTGCCTAGCGACGGAGTGGGGCGAACGATCGACTTGCCGCCGGCCTCTGGGATCGGGCAAACTGTCGACAGTGTGGGCGCTGTCGATTCGGAGTTCGATCTCGCGATGGGGTCGAAGCCGCTTTCGGCCGACGGCGTCCGCCGATATTGGGAAGGGGCCGAGAATCCAGGTGATTCTCCGCTGACTTCGCTCAAGACGGCGACCATCGCCAGGGGACGCGAACTGGGCGTGGAAATTCGCGAGCGGATTCTCGCGAAAGATGCGAAGCAGGGCGAATCGTCGGACTATGAGTTGATCAATATCCTCGGCGAAGGAGGGATGGGGACCGTCTACGCGGCCGATCAAAAGTCGGTGCGTCGGCGTGTCGCGATCAAAACGCTGAAAAACAAAGGGGGAAAACGGAAAGACGATCGCGCCAAGTTCTTAAGCGAAGCGGTGCTGACCGGTTTTCTGGATCATCCGAATATTGTTCCGATTCACGAATTGGGACAGACCAGCGACGGCACGCTCTTCTACTCGATGAAGCTGGTGAGCGGCACTCCTTGGCACGAGGCGATTCGCAACAAAACGGAACTCGAGAATCTCGAGTATTTGGACCGCGTTTGCGACGCGGTGGCGTTCGCTCATTCGCGCGGCGTGATTCATCGCGATCTGAAGCCAGAAAACGTCATGCTCGGCGAGTATGGCGAAGTCTTGGTGATGGATTGGGGCTTGGCGGTCGATCTCAACCGCGGCGACCATTTCAGCATGGGAGGTACGCCTGCATACATGGCGCCGGAGATGGTGCGCGGTCCTATCGAAACGATTGGAATCGGCAGCGACATCTATCTGCTGGGCGCGATCCTGTATGAGATCGTCACCGGCGCGCCGCCGCATGCGGCCAAGACGGTGACTGAATGCCTGGTCGCCGCGGCCGAAAATAAAATCACCCCGGTCGATTCCAGCAGCACGCTGCTCAAGATCGCACTGCACGCGATGTCGAGCGATATCAGCCAGCGGCACGTCTCGGTCGCCCAATTTCAGTCCGCGATTAGCGAGTATCAATTCCATTCGCAAAGTTTGGGGATGGCGGCTCGTGCACGCGAAGATTTGGAGGAAGCGCGGTCGACGCAAAACTACGACCAATTCTCCCGGTCCCTTTTCGGCTTCCAGGATGCGATTGATCTGTGGCCGAAAAACGAAGCGGCGATCAATGGTTTTCGCGACGCACGGCGGGCCTACGCCGAATGCGCGCTGGCCAAAGCGGACTTCGACCTCGGCTTGCAACAGTTGGACGAGACCGATCCCGAGACCCAGTCGCTGTACGATGCGTTGATTCGGGGTCAAACCGATCGTCGACTCGCCCAGTCGCGCAAACGTTTCGCCCAATTGTCGGCGATTGCGGCCATGTTGCTGCTGATGGTTGGCGCCGTCGCTTTTGGCGTGGTCGTGTACGGCAAGAATGCGGCGATCGCCAAAGAACGAGATAATGCCGAAGTGCAACGTCAGCTGGCGGTGGAAAATGCAGCACAGGCGGTCAAAGAGAAAAACGCCGCAGATGCGGCGAAGAAAGTGGCCGAGAATGAGAAAGCGATCGCCACCGCGGCAAAGTTGACTGCGGAGAAGGAAAAAGCGGCTGCAGACAAGGCGAAGTTGACCGCGGAGAAAGAAAAGGCGGCTGCGGACGTAGCGCGGGAAACGGCTGTGAATGAGAAGGCGCTTGCCGACAAAGCTCGGGCCGAAGCCGAATTCGCCGCGGTCTTTTCTCGTGTTGGTTTGGCCCAGGCCAAAATCGAGGCGAACGATATCGGGCGAGCGATTGAACTGCTGGAGCAGATTCCCGAGCGCTTTCGCAATTGGGAGTGGGGCCACTTGTACGAACGTTGTCATGCCGACGTGCCGCAGATCGACGCGCTCCGGCCGATCACGGCGGTCGCATTGTCCCCGCAAGGAGACCTATCGGCGGTGGGCGGGACCGACGGAATCGTTTCGCTCTATTCACAAGCGGAAGGAGCGATCGCCCAAAAATCATTGGATCTGCAGGGAGCGCCGATTACGTCGATCGCCTTCGCGCCGACGGGAGATTTTTTGTTGATCGGTTGCGATGATCCGCAGCAACATCTGGTCGCCTGGTATCCGGCGAACGATGAAAAACATACGATCCTCGTGCGAAATCCATACGTCCCAGAGAAAGACCATCCGCGTTATCACGTGGAGCGAATTACGTTTCAGCCGGAAAGCGGCGTCGCCTATATCGCCGCGAATGGCTATCTGTTCTCAATCGCTTCACCGGAAGCGACCGCCAAACCGTTGCGCTATTTCACGGACGGTTTGAATGCGGTGAGCCTGTCATCGGATGGCTCGACGCTGTTGTTGGCCGGCGGGAATGTCCGGCGCGGTCATATCGAAACGTTTGACCTGGAGACGACCGATACCTCGGCGGAAGTAGCGTTAAGCGAGATCCCGATCGCTGCATGTTGGATCGCGCCCGGCATCGCCGCCGTAGCGACCAGCGACGGAGCGATGTCGACCTGGTCTGTGGGCGATCCCGAAGTGTTGGAATTCGATCGGCTGAACTCGCGCGTGAATTCGCTCGACTACAATTCGCAAACCGGTTTGTTGGCGGCTGCGATGGAAGATGGCTCGATCTGCGTTTGGAACATCACCGGCAGCGCTACGCAACCGGTGCGCGGCAAAACGTTGCGGGGACACTTGGATGTCGTCAGCTCGGCACGCTGGAGCAAGGATGGCAAGACGCTGGTTTCGGGAAGCGTCGATCAACATCTTCGCTTTTGGGACTACGAAGCCTACCGCGACCAGCTGACGATTCAGCATGATCATGCCGTTTTAACGGCCGCTTATTCCAGCGACGGACGTTTGGCCGCGACCGGCGATAGCGGCGGCGTCGTTCGGATTTTTCAGCCGGGCCTGTTGAACGGAGGCGATATTTTAGAATTGCGTGAAGGCGACTGGCTGGCCGAAAGTCGCGCGACCGAGTTTGGCGCCCAATTTGTCGGTCCGAATCATCTGGTGACCCAAATCGGCGGCGTCAGCGCTGCGGTGTGGCGACTTGATACGACGGAACAGGTCAGCGCATTCCCGGTGGGAGGCAATTCGGTAGCGATCGCGGCAGCGCCAGACGGCGAGCGTTTCGCGCTGCAAGATGGCGAGAAGTCGCAACTAAGAATTCGCGACTTCTCTGGAAACGAAACGACCATCACGCAACCGGCGAAGGCATGGGGACTCGATTTTTCACCGAGCGGAAAAAAGCTGGCCATTGCAAAATTGGTGATGGCTTCGGTCTATTCGACTCAGCCTGTCAGCGAACCGCTGATTTGGAAGCGTGCGATGAACGGCGTGAAGCAAATCGGGTTTTTGGATGAGAACGTCGTCGCCATCGGGGGCGCACGGGGCGCCGCGGGAGGAGTGACCGTTCTGGAAACCGGGTCAGGAAGAGAACTGGCCGAGTTCCGCGCCAAAGAGAATGAGTCGTATCAATTCTTCTGTTTGTCTCCTGATCGTACGATGATCGCCGCACTGCTGCGCCGTGGAGAAGAAAACGAACACGTCGTAAAGATTTGGCGTCCCAGTTCTGAAACGATCGCCGAGACCTCCGTTCCCTACGAAGTCCGCTCCGCTGCATTTACGGCTGATGGCAATTTGTTATTGGCCAGTGAGCGCGACGTCGCGCTGTGGGACTTAAAAGGAGAGCCGCTGTCGATCCCGGGAGTCGCACAAGCGGCGGCCAGCAGCGGACGCAAGATCGGCGGCGTGACCGGTTCGCCGACCAGCGACGATGAATTGGCGATTTACTTCACCAACCGCGATGTCGAAATCTGGAATACGATGGCAGGCCGCATTCAGCGGTTGAATTCGGCTCGTCCGGTCATCTACGTTGGATTTTCTCGTGATGATACGGAAGTCATCGCCGTGCATAGCGACGGCATGATCCGACGCTGGAACGTTGTCGACGGCAAGAAGATTGGCCAATGGACGACCTCGTGCAAGGATGTCACTTCGGCTGCACTGGGCGATGACAAACTGGCGATCGCCTGCCGCGACGCAAGCTTGACAATCTTCGATTGGAAGACCGGCAAGCCGACTGCCGAGGGGAAACTAGACTCGGCGGCGCTCGATATGACCTGGGCGAATCAGTGGGAAGATCGCTGGATTGCTGGTTGCGTCGACGGTCAACTGCGCATCGTCTCAGGCGAGACCGCGCAGCAAGTCGGTAAGCCATTTGGCAAGCACAGCGGAAGTTACTTGGGGGTTGCGATTGACGCCGACGGGAAGCGTTTGGCGGCGGTCAGCAGCGACCGAAAAGTGCGCGTCTGGCTAGAAGTCGACCTCGCGGCGGAAAAAATAGGAGAGCCGCTCACGCACGAAGGGCACTCGGCCGAGGTGAACAGCGTCGCGTTTTCTGCGGATGGTCGTCGCCTGGTGACCGGCAGTTCGGATAGTATGGTCATTGTCTGGTACGTGGATCGTCCCGACAAAGATAAGCCTTCGCTTATGCGAGAGATCATGCCTCTGCGAGGACATCAGAAGGGGATTAGGGCGATCAAGTTTTCGCCGCAAAGGACCGACTTGATGACAGCTGGCGATGATGGGCGAGCCACGATCTGGTTTGCCGTTGATTGGCAAGTAGAACAGAATGCCCCGCAGCCGATGACGGAAGATGAATAA
- a CDS encoding FHA domain-containing protein has product MRCALNIYAGPSAGQRIWIGDGQTIKVGRTHAAEFHIPGDPHVSGLHFAVELVDNQLMLTDLKSRNGTYLNGERLTQPVALNDGDVVTVGKTHLQAAIPGESTGSRSGLGSRWFDEQTALSMGDETNQVPKPAAAPRYDSDLTEFLPSLSAKPENVESADQPHEVGDHYSRLSSGDFQKLRQKAGYGSQPHIDPPPPRVEQPVVHGAHPAASGSAAPGPLDYESGVAPSGLNYFTQRVVVDPIAVARYIGQGRKLYAIVNLTRLPGDDRSTFYREATSHGAVPISDNQVVLDDRSVAQFEATMRSIWGRDAVICLASRASKFAFVAHALRVADKLTFPSELLESLYTKSSQDAQELFQEVSAIMLEVDRGAGWAIFKNDAEIRTWRTLGMPCPPASAQQSP; this is encoded by the coding sequence GTGCGATGCGCGCTTAATATTTATGCCGGACCGAGCGCCGGCCAACGAATCTGGATTGGTGATGGGCAAACGATCAAAGTAGGTCGAACGCATGCGGCTGAGTTTCACATTCCGGGGGACCCGCACGTTTCGGGGCTCCATTTCGCGGTCGAGTTGGTCGACAACCAACTGATGCTGACCGATCTGAAAAGCCGCAACGGCACCTACTTGAACGGCGAGCGTTTGACGCAACCGGTCGCGCTGAACGATGGCGATGTCGTCACCGTCGGAAAAACCCATTTGCAGGCCGCGATTCCCGGCGAATCGACCGGTTCACGTTCTGGTTTGGGATCGCGTTGGTTCGACGAGCAGACCGCTCTGTCGATGGGCGACGAGACCAATCAAGTTCCCAAGCCGGCAGCTGCTCCGCGCTATGACTCGGATTTGACCGAGTTTCTCCCATCCCTCTCCGCCAAACCGGAAAATGTCGAATCGGCGGACCAGCCGCACGAAGTGGGTGATCATTACTCGCGTCTGTCGAGCGGCGACTTCCAAAAATTGCGACAGAAGGCTGGCTACGGTAGTCAGCCCCATATTGATCCGCCGCCTCCGCGGGTCGAACAGCCAGTCGTCCATGGCGCACATCCGGCCGCTTCCGGTTCCGCCGCGCCGGGACCGCTTGACTATGAGTCAGGCGTCGCTCCTTCTGGTTTGAACTACTTCACTCAACGCGTTGTGGTCGATCCGATCGCCGTCGCTCGCTACATTGGTCAAGGTCGCAAGCTGTATGCGATCGTCAATCTGACTCGCTTGCCTGGCGATGATCGCAGCACCTTTTATCGCGAAGCGACATCGCACGGGGCGGTGCCGATTTCCGACAATCAGGTTGTGTTGGATGACCGTAGCGTCGCCCAATTTGAAGCGACAATGCGTTCGATTTGGGGACGAGACGCCGTTATCTGTCTGGCGAGTCGCGCGAGCAAGTTTGCGTTTGTCGCTCATGCGCTGCGTGTCGCGGACAAGCTCACCTTCCCCAGCGAGCTGCTGGAATCGCTCTATACGAAGTCGTCTCAGGACGCCCAAGAGCTGTTCCAGGAAGTTTCTGCGATCATGCTCGAAGTTGATCGCGGCGCCGGCTGGGCGATCTTTAAGAACGACGCTGAAATCCGAACTTGGCGCACGCTGGGCATGCCGTGCCCGCCGGCGTCTGCCCAGCAGAGCCCCTAG
- a CDS encoding MarR family winged helix-turn-helix transcriptional regulator, which translates to MSTSRLQEEIKKKEPFASAEQEATLNLLRTSDQLHNRFGRLFRKYGLTSSQYNVLRILRGEGKPLPSLEIAERMIQVVPAITGLIDRLEKQELVERRRCNDDRRVVYVEITEKGLTLLSEMDQPVSETHIQLMGHLSKAELKELSRLLEKARMSLTAGKEKEADV; encoded by the coding sequence ATGTCTACGAGTCGTTTGCAAGAAGAAATCAAGAAGAAGGAGCCGTTTGCTTCGGCAGAGCAAGAAGCGACGCTCAATCTCTTGCGGACGAGCGACCAACTTCACAACCGGTTCGGACGCTTGTTTCGCAAGTACGGACTGACTTCGTCGCAGTACAACGTGCTGCGAATCTTGCGCGGCGAGGGGAAACCGTTGCCCAGTTTAGAAATCGCGGAGCGGATGATCCAGGTCGTTCCCGCGATCACTGGACTGATTGACCGTTTAGAGAAGCAGGAACTGGTCGAGCGCCGGCGGTGCAACGACGATCGTCGGGTCGTCTATGTCGAGATCACCGAAAAGGGGTTAACACTGCTGAGTGAGATGGATCAACCTGTCAGCGAGACCCATATCCAATTGATGGGGCATCTCTCGAAGGCGGAATTGAAAGAGCTGAGCCGACTATTGGAGAAGGCCCGCATGAGCCTGACAGCCGGAAAAGAAAAAGAAGCCGACGTGTAA
- a CDS encoding pirin family protein: protein MIRIRKANDRGHFDHGWLNTYHTFSFGGYQDPYNMGFRTLRVMNEDWVAPGQGFGKHPHRDMEIVTYVLEGALEHQDSMGNGETLRPGEFQRMSAGKGILHSEFNPSSKEPAHLYQIWLYPAEKGMEPSYEQKSFPVEDRQNRLQLVASPDAAEGSLRIHQDTRIFLAELAAGAAVEHPLPAERHAWLQVLRGAVELNGKPLGTSDGAAISFEPTVQISATADAEIMLFEMN, encoded by the coding sequence ATGATCCGAATTCGCAAAGCGAACGACCGCGGCCACTTTGATCATGGTTGGCTCAACACCTACCACACTTTTTCGTTTGGCGGATACCAAGACCCGTACAACATGGGCTTTCGTACGTTGCGTGTGATGAACGAAGACTGGGTCGCCCCTGGTCAAGGTTTTGGGAAGCACCCGCATCGCGATATGGAAATCGTTACTTACGTGTTGGAAGGCGCGCTGGAACATCAAGACTCGATGGGGAACGGCGAAACGCTTCGCCCCGGCGAGTTTCAACGGATGTCGGCCGGCAAAGGGATCTTGCATAGCGAGTTCAATCCTTCCTCAAAAGAGCCGGCGCATCTCTATCAAATTTGGCTCTATCCGGCAGAGAAGGGGATGGAGCCGAGCTACGAACAGAAGAGTTTTCCGGTCGAAGATCGCCAGAATCGCCTGCAACTGGTCGCTTCGCCGGACGCTGCGGAAGGTTCGTTGCGAATCCACCAAGATACACGCATTTTCCTGGCCGAACTTGCTGCCGGCGCTGCGGTAGAACATCCGTTGCCGGCCGAGCGGCATGCCTGGCTGCAGGTGTTGCGCGGTGCGGTGGAATTGAACGGCAAGCCGTTGGGTACGAGCGATGGCGCCGCAATCAGTTTTGAACCGACGGTCCAGATTTCCGCGACAGCTGATGCGGAAATCATGTTGTTTGAGATGAACTAA
- a CDS encoding DoxX family protein produces MSNPMIPIVSIAGRVMLATIFVLSAVGNKVPNFEGVAGYMASVGVPAPHVMLAGAILFLIVGGATVAAGYYARFGAGLLLVFLVLATYYFHDFWNLEGEEAQMQMIQFMKNLSMAGAMVFLIANGSGAGSLDGSGGTSEAAEEKAEF; encoded by the coding sequence ATGAGCAATCCCATGATCCCCATCGTTTCGATCGCCGGCCGCGTGATGTTGGCCACTATTTTTGTGCTGAGCGCCGTCGGCAACAAAGTTCCGAACTTCGAAGGCGTCGCCGGCTACATGGCCTCTGTCGGAGTTCCGGCTCCCCACGTCATGTTGGCAGGCGCCATCTTGTTTCTGATCGTCGGCGGCGCCACAGTTGCGGCCGGCTATTATGCGCGGTTTGGTGCGGGACTGCTGTTGGTCTTTTTGGTGCTGGCAACTTACTACTTCCATGACTTTTGGAATCTGGAAGGAGAGGAGGCGCAAATGCAGATGATTCAATTCATGAAGAACTTGTCGATGGCGGGAGCGATGGTCTTTCTCATCGCCAACGGCTCTGGAGCTGGCAGTCTCGACGGATCTGGGGGCACAAGCGAAGCGGCCGAAGAGAAAGCAGAATTCTAA
- a CDS encoding BON domain-containing protein, whose translation MTSQNEICLARVRRKLPTRLSAPLAKTRRKEDPRMISSNVKDVRSRIRTALGASPLFPLRQLQVEFFDNRIVLAGRVENFYQKQMAQEVARSISPEFELINSVEVGRS comes from the coding sequence ATGACCTCGCAAAACGAAATTTGCCTCGCTCGCGTTCGCCGGAAACTCCCCACCCGCTTGTCAGCGCCACTTGCCAAGACTCGTCGCAAGGAAGATCCAAGGATGATTAGTTCGAATGTAAAAGACGTGCGCTCGCGTATCCGCACCGCACTTGGTGCAAGCCCGCTCTTTCCGCTTCGCCAATTGCAGGTTGAATTTTTCGACAATCGCATTGTGTTAGCCGGGCGCGTAGAAAACTTCTATCAAAAGCAGATGGCGCAAGAAGTCGCCCGCTCGATCTCTCCCGAATTTGAATTGATCAATTCGGTTGAGGTCGGCCGCTCTTAA
- the cysC gene encoding adenylyl-sulfate kinase — MEKVEVTWHDHAVTRADRERLNGHRGCVVWFTGLSGCGKSTIANLVDRQLHEQGEHTFLLDGDNVRHGLNPSTAMLATSHDADFAERFGLGFGPADREENIRRIGAVADLFCQAGLITLAAFVSPYRKDRDLVRQRLESSGAVGDFIEVFVDTPLAVCESRDPKGLYKKARAGELKGMTGIDDPYEPPLHAEITLAGGSAPAEELAALVIAKLNERGIVG; from the coding sequence ATGGAAAAAGTCGAAGTCACCTGGCACGACCATGCGGTTACCCGTGCTGATCGCGAACGTCTTAACGGCCATCGTGGATGCGTCGTCTGGTTCACCGGGCTCAGCGGATGCGGCAAGAGCACGATCGCCAATCTGGTGGATCGTCAACTGCATGAACAGGGCGAACATACGTTTCTCCTGGATGGAGACAATGTGCGACATGGGCTTAATCCATCCACTGCGATGCTGGCCACGTCGCATGACGCCGATTTCGCAGAGCGGTTTGGGCTGGGCTTTGGGCCCGCCGATCGCGAAGAGAACATTCGCCGCATCGGAGCGGTCGCCGATCTCTTTTGCCAGGCAGGACTAATCACATTGGCTGCATTCGTAAGTCCTTATCGCAAAGATCGCGATCTGGTCCGACAGCGCCTGGAATCAAGCGGCGCCGTGGGCGATTTCATCGAAGTTTTTGTCGATACGCCGCTGGCCGTATGCGAGAGTCGCGATCCGAAAGGTTTGTACAAGAAGGCGCGTGCCGGTGAGTTAAAAGGCATGACAGGCATCGATGATCCCTACGAACCTCCGCTCCATGCCGAGATCACCTTGGCCGGCGGATCGGCCCCTGCTGAAGAGCTTGCCGCTCTGGTGATCGCCAAATTAAACGAACGTGGAATCGTTGGTTGA